The Gammaproteobacteria bacterium genome has a window encoding:
- the mraZ gene encoding division/cell wall cluster transcriptional repressor MraZ encodes MFRGGNTVNLDAKGRMALPTRYRGDLEESCGGHMVLTVHDDGCLLLYPIPTWEDIERELMRLPNQNIQTRRLQRMLLGHATETDVDSHGRILIPPRLREFAKLGKRVELVALGRKFEIWNEEAWGAIRDDWVAVDGDEAGTPDTLQNLIL; translated from the coding sequence TTGTTCAGGGGTGGCAACACCGTCAATCTCGATGCCAAGGGCCGCATGGCGCTCCCCACCCGGTACCGCGGGGACCTGGAGGAGAGCTGTGGTGGCCATATGGTGCTGACCGTCCATGACGACGGCTGCCTGCTGTTGTATCCCATCCCCACCTGGGAAGACATCGAGCGTGAGCTGATGCGCCTGCCCAACCAGAACATCCAGACCCGCCGCCTGCAGCGCATGCTGCTCGGCCACGCCACTGAGACCGACGTTGACAGCCACGGCCGCATCCTGATCCCGCCGCGCCTGCGCGAGTTCGCCAAGCTCGGCAAACGGGTGGAGCTGGTCGCACTGGGGCGGAAGTTCGAGATCTGGAATGAAGAGGCCTGGGGCGCGATCCGCGACGACTGGGTGGCGGTGGACGGTGACGAAGCCGGTACGCCGGATACGCTGCAGAATCTGATTCTGTAG